The following coding sequences are from one Natrarchaeobaculum sulfurireducens window:
- a CDS encoding PD-(D/E)XK nuclease family protein — protein MSEPTDAIPIEAVRTWLHCPRRYEFAHVDALEPEPDGDRDSQQARVDVIRRSICTALRRGEDDADTLYEAAVDRLATLWDAHDERFHSRAQRTHERTVLEATLRAYIDEFGADHAAGIRRLEAETDGEVIGPVLPLARSVSLPAPDGSTADGPTADDESTARSRTVRIDATVDYVYADGSSIVGVRFVPTLAPLGLVRYRSDWEGDVERLFTDHFDTETDAFDPEPVAALFETSVVLEGLRRLCDRLGLERRTCRYVQLPLADRTATAVNWIRGTVETSLEVADLTDAYVDHHTFGMTLEHRNRSVDDRLARVVARLLDGGYAPADRWPQIERNACPDCEYAVCCPEYIASEVRFDG, from the coding sequence GTGAGTGAGCCGACCGACGCGATCCCGATCGAGGCCGTCAGAACGTGGCTTCACTGCCCTCGGCGCTACGAGTTCGCACACGTCGACGCCCTCGAGCCCGAGCCAGACGGCGATCGAGATAGCCAGCAGGCACGCGTCGACGTTATTCGGCGGTCGATCTGTACGGCGCTGCGACGCGGCGAAGACGATGCCGACACGCTCTATGAGGCCGCGGTCGACCGACTGGCGACGCTCTGGGACGCTCACGACGAGCGATTCCACTCGAGGGCCCAGCGAACCCACGAGCGAACCGTCCTCGAGGCGACGCTACGGGCGTACATCGACGAGTTCGGGGCCGACCACGCAGCAGGTATCCGCCGGCTCGAGGCGGAGACCGACGGTGAGGTGATCGGCCCCGTACTCCCCCTGGCGCGGTCCGTCTCGCTTCCAGCGCCGGACGGATCGACCGCCGATGGGCCGACCGCCGACGACGAGTCGACCGCCCGCTCGCGGACGGTCCGTATCGATGCCACGGTCGACTACGTCTACGCCGACGGCTCGTCCATCGTCGGCGTCAGGTTCGTTCCGACGCTCGCTCCGCTCGGGTTGGTGCGATACCGATCGGACTGGGAGGGCGACGTCGAGCGCCTCTTCACCGATCACTTCGACACCGAGACCGACGCGTTCGATCCCGAACCGGTCGCAGCGCTGTTCGAGACGAGCGTCGTTCTCGAGGGCCTTCGACGCCTCTGTGATCGCCTCGGCCTCGAGCGACGAACCTGTCGGTATGTCCAGCTCCCGCTCGCAGACCGGACGGCGACCGCGGTCAACTGGATCCGTGGCACCGTCGAAACCTCCCTCGAGGTCGCAGACCTCACCGACGCCTACGTCGACCACCACACGTTCGGGATGACGCTCGAGCATCGAAACCGGAGCGTCGACGACCGGCTCGCTCGCGTGGTCGCGCGGCTTCTCGATGGCGGATACGCCCCGGCCGATCGCTGGCCCCAGATCGAACGGAACGCCTGTCCAGACTGTGAGTACGCCGTCTGCTGTCCCGAGTACATCGCCAGCGAGGTGCGATTCGATGGGTGA
- a CDS encoding 8-oxo-dGTP diphosphatase: MTEATLCFPLRGTDGVTPEEVLLIEKRRGLGEGWYNGPGGKLEAEETPRECAIRETREEVGLEVDPAALEKAAELTFRLDGDVHTVCHVYRADRFEGEPVTTPEARPEWFSVEEIPYDQMWEDDRLWLPGVLSGRTVVGEFAFEGGPPLDEADFVDHDLEWDVPITDGSTTRSRG, from the coding sequence ATGACCGAGGCGACGCTGTGTTTTCCGCTCCGGGGGACCGACGGCGTGACTCCAGAGGAGGTACTGCTAATCGAGAAACGTCGCGGGCTCGGCGAAGGCTGGTACAACGGCCCAGGTGGCAAGCTCGAGGCCGAAGAGACCCCACGGGAGTGTGCAATTCGTGAGACGCGTGAGGAAGTCGGCCTCGAGGTCGACCCGGCGGCACTCGAGAAGGCAGCCGAACTGACGTTCCGGCTCGACGGTGACGTCCACACGGTCTGTCATGTCTATCGGGCCGACCGCTTCGAGGGTGAGCCCGTGACGACGCCCGAGGCACGCCCGGAGTGGTTCTCAGTCGAGGAGATCCCCTACGATCAAATGTGGGAGGACGACCGACTGTGGCTCCCCGGTGTCCTTTCTGGACGGACGGTCGTCGGCGAGTTCGCGTTCGAAGGTGGGCCCCCGCTAGACGAAGCCGACTTCGTCGATCACGATCTCGAGTGGGACGTCCCGATCACGGACGGCTCGACGACGCGATCTCGCGGGTGA
- a CDS encoding nitrous oxide reductase accessory protein NosL, with protein MTRDRRPVYRRSVLGAVGIGATAAIAGCLGDDEADPDDDTDDLEDEADDTAETDDEEMDDDEDESADLSEPVDFPEDPDEGECAACQMLAADYPDWNAQLVHADGHREYFCSKGCLTVYYYAPEKFTSGDPDEEIDGVWATCFESGELIDATEGYFVYEQDRDRHDYPMPRGSPLAFAERDAAVEYVEDDDELTEDEHVFTLEDIDRDIAEFYRGPLLEDEA; from the coding sequence ATGACACGAGATCGACGACCGGTCTACCGGCGTAGCGTTCTTGGAGCAGTTGGTATCGGAGCGACAGCCGCCATCGCTGGCTGTCTCGGTGACGACGAGGCCGATCCGGACGACGATACCGACGACCTCGAGGACGAAGCCGACGACACTGCGGAGACGGACGACGAGGAAATGGACGATGACGAAGACGAGAGTGCCGATCTGTCCGAGCCAGTCGACTTTCCGGAAGATCCGGACGAGGGTGAGTGTGCAGCCTGCCAGATGCTCGCTGCGGATTATCCTGACTGGAACGCCCAGCTCGTTCACGCGGACGGCCACCGCGAGTACTTCTGTTCGAAGGGCTGTCTGACCGTCTACTATTACGCACCCGAAAAGTTCACCAGCGGCGATCCGGACGAGGAGATCGACGGAGTCTGGGCGACCTGCTTCGAGAGCGGCGAACTCATCGACGCGACGGAAGGGTACTTCGTCTACGAACAGGATCGGGACCGCCACGATTACCCGATGCCGCGTGGGAGCCCACTCGCGTTCGCAGAACGTGATGCAGCGGTCGAATACGTCGAGGATGACGACGAACTCACCGAGGACGAGCACGTGTTCACGCTCGAGGACATCGATCGCGATATCGCGGAGTTCTACCGCGGGCCACTCCTCGAAGACGAAGCGTAA
- a CDS encoding UvrD-helicase domain-containing protein, protein MGDRWDGAALEPKGDQQAVIDERASCLSVDAGAGTGKTTTMLLRIERAIDRGEVDPDDVLVLTFANEAAGSIREAVSRRLEPEAAAAIDVYTYHSFCHRLVREYAYHLGYSPDFEIVTDRKRRRIIGRLLAETDYGFAAPFVESEASTADLVDRVDTFVATMSREDVSPADLRAGLPDVRTLELCTEFVLWLERRADDRLSFDEEAFRYFNREEHLETARESLVEYGKLVEYCREKIAESPAPFRDDDVVRDIDRYFRALQTCVTKTIETLSLDDPTTKHLPRALFGNQIHGTATTRIEQTPLGRLKHHVEFLRLARHYADVYADYHAHLEAERALDFDELVRTATALVAGEPDPAGVDRPTAERIADGLTAEWDQVYCDEFQDTDETQFSLITALTDGPDRPELLAIGDKDQAIYGWRGTDREGLDRLADVYDDHEALALELNFRSRQEILDLTNHCYYDGQSTKTLREDGRTPGEYWCVDEPDDPDGPPDRVVVVESDDLESDPADQVAATVSRLLNGEATNVPRRDLADVAVIVRTNRHAQAVAGALRDRQIPYEISGSPRGTVAPGIQTLLSYLRALVDPDADVHLRRVLTYRYRLPAADLRTLQRRDGSLFEAVFDVNPETLERPNRLETARTHLEMLSEQRDVYPLSGFLRRFRELTRLEWFLTGEERAELDRLDRFVDAYGGDDIIRRLTDEFVDALERLFAGSGSDRTRGTRSEDCVDVMTVHQAKGLEFDTVLVPYLSDEEWCVDRDYAERARYRLLAATLAEDVQSPLCADLEAESVAEEWRVLHVALTRAENHLFVFGSAYDYDGEEGDLAASSADACLAPEVEWSVTGRRMDLWETLRSSFERVRETYPRSVADRTDEIGRSAGTSPGTITYYAGYDDRPIEPLETREAIETVHRLGRLLRTETLLPAADAADVRERVADVDGDVPTIRVPNGRSLSALSADTVRFPLTALTSRTDLEAAIYHSYSALETHETCPRKHYLEHVVRAIDDPEPTGAGRRRRADGRSSARVVGTVFHDVAEEAFYREYRTREEWREAAVRQLTARGLLESRDELLACVDRYFEAHAPTVDSPIAEWPQLAAELPFSLADVPGLAGDVVGYVDSVRRLPTSDAAAGEAGDGLVVLDYKTTAERIDPEDAVQLALYVRACNDRFDEPIVAAGYVYVGDVDGPGVELFDPAELPAWDDVRDALEAVDDPSYQETRPGAHCRFCPHRSLGCAPAEYGLSEIDALEGTGDD, encoded by the coding sequence ATGGGTGACCGGTGGGACGGCGCGGCCCTCGAGCCGAAAGGCGACCAGCAGGCAGTCATCGACGAGCGGGCGTCCTGTCTCTCCGTCGACGCCGGAGCGGGGACGGGCAAGACGACGACGATGCTCCTCCGGATCGAGCGTGCTATCGACCGCGGCGAGGTCGACCCGGACGACGTGTTGGTATTGACGTTCGCCAACGAGGCCGCCGGGAGCATCCGTGAGGCGGTTTCCCGTCGACTCGAGCCCGAGGCGGCGGCCGCGATCGACGTCTACACCTACCACTCGTTCTGTCACCGGCTCGTTCGCGAGTACGCCTACCACCTCGGGTACTCGCCCGACTTCGAGATCGTCACCGACCGAAAACGCCGCCGGATCATCGGTCGACTGCTCGCGGAGACCGACTACGGCTTCGCGGCTCCCTTCGTAGAGAGCGAAGCGTCGACCGCCGACCTCGTCGATCGCGTCGATACGTTCGTTGCGACGATGAGCCGCGAAGACGTCTCGCCGGCGGACCTCCGTGCGGGACTGCCCGACGTTCGCACCCTCGAGCTCTGTACCGAGTTCGTCCTCTGGCTCGAGCGCCGGGCCGATGACCGGCTGTCGTTCGACGAGGAGGCGTTTCGGTACTTCAACCGGGAGGAACACCTCGAGACGGCCCGGGAATCGCTCGTCGAGTACGGCAAACTCGTCGAGTACTGCCGCGAAAAGATCGCCGAGTCGCCGGCCCCGTTCCGGGACGACGATGTCGTCCGCGACATCGACCGCTACTTCCGCGCGCTCCAGACGTGCGTGACGAAGACGATCGAGACGCTCTCGCTCGACGACCCGACGACGAAACACCTGCCGAGGGCGCTGTTCGGAAACCAAATTCATGGCACGGCAACGACGCGCATCGAACAGACGCCGCTCGGTCGTCTCAAACACCACGTCGAGTTCCTCCGGCTCGCCCGCCACTACGCCGACGTCTACGCTGACTACCACGCCCACCTCGAGGCCGAACGGGCGCTCGATTTCGACGAACTCGTGCGGACTGCGACGGCCCTCGTCGCCGGTGAGCCCGACCCAGCGGGGGTCGATCGGCCGACAGCCGAGCGGATCGCCGACGGACTCACCGCCGAATGGGACCAGGTGTACTGCGACGAATTTCAGGACACCGACGAGACGCAGTTCTCGCTCATCACCGCGCTGACCGACGGCCCCGACCGTCCCGAACTGCTCGCTATCGGTGACAAAGACCAGGCCATCTACGGCTGGCGAGGCACCGATCGAGAGGGCCTAGACCGGCTCGCGGACGTCTACGACGACCACGAAGCGCTCGCGCTCGAACTCAATTTCCGCTCGCGCCAGGAAATTCTCGACCTAACGAACCACTGCTACTACGACGGCCAGTCGACGAAGACCCTCCGCGAAGACGGGCGGACACCTGGCGAGTACTGGTGTGTCGACGAACCCGACGACCCCGACGGGCCGCCGGATCGCGTCGTCGTGGTCGAAAGCGACGACCTCGAGAGTGATCCGGCCGATCAGGTCGCCGCCACCGTCTCACGGCTACTCAACGGCGAAGCGACGAACGTTCCCAGACGTGACCTGGCCGACGTCGCCGTCATTGTCCGGACGAACCGTCACGCCCAGGCCGTCGCCGGGGCACTTCGTGACCGCCAGATTCCCTACGAGATCTCCGGCTCGCCACGGGGCACGGTCGCACCCGGGATCCAGACCCTGCTGTCGTACCTCCGCGCCCTCGTCGATCCGGACGCGGACGTCCACCTCCGTCGGGTACTCACCTACCGGTACCGCCTTCCTGCGGCCGATCTCCGGACGCTCCAGCGTCGAGATGGCTCGCTGTTCGAGGCCGTCTTCGACGTGAATCCGGAGACACTCGAACGCCCCAACAGACTCGAGACGGCGCGTACCCACCTCGAGATGCTGTCCGAACAACGGGACGTCTACCCGCTGTCGGGCTTCCTGCGTCGGTTTCGCGAGCTGACGCGACTCGAGTGGTTTCTCACCGGCGAGGAGCGGGCGGAACTCGACCGGCTGGATCGGTTCGTCGACGCTTACGGAGGCGACGACATCATCAGGCGGCTGACCGACGAGTTCGTCGACGCACTTGAGCGGCTGTTCGCCGGGAGCGGAAGCGACCGAACGCGGGGGACGCGCTCTGAGGACTGCGTCGACGTGATGACGGTCCATCAGGCGAAAGGCCTCGAGTTCGACACCGTACTCGTCCCGTATCTTTCGGATGAGGAGTGGTGTGTCGACCGCGACTACGCCGAACGTGCCCGGTACCGACTCCTCGCTGCGACGCTCGCCGAGGACGTGCAGTCGCCGCTGTGTGCCGACCTCGAAGCCGAATCGGTCGCCGAGGAGTGGCGCGTCCTCCACGTCGCGCTCACCCGCGCCGAAAACCACCTGTTCGTCTTCGGCTCGGCGTACGACTACGACGGCGAGGAGGGCGACCTCGCTGCCTCGAGTGCCGACGCCTGTCTCGCTCCCGAAGTCGAGTGGTCCGTGACCGGCCGTCGGATGGACCTCTGGGAGACGCTGCGGTCGAGTTTCGAGCGCGTCCGCGAAACCTACCCCCGAAGCGTCGCCGACCGGACCGACGAGATCGGCCGCTCGGCCGGGACCAGCCCTGGAACGATCACTTACTACGCCGGCTACGACGACCGCCCCATCGAACCGCTCGAGACGCGCGAGGCGATCGAGACCGTCCACCGACTGGGGCGGCTGCTCCGGACGGAAACGTTGCTTCCGGCAGCCGACGCGGCGGACGTCCGCGAACGCGTCGCCGACGTCGACGGTGACGTCCCGACAATCCGCGTCCCAAACGGACGGTCGCTCTCGGCGCTGTCTGCCGACACCGTCCGGTTCCCACTCACAGCCCTCACGAGTCGAACCGACCTGGAGGCTGCGATCTATCACAGCTACTCGGCGCTCGAGACCCACGAGACCTGTCCGCGAAAACACTACCTCGAGCACGTCGTCCGAGCGATCGACGACCCGGAACCGACCGGGGCAGGACGTCGGCGTCGGGCAGACGGACGCTCGAGCGCGCGAGTCGTCGGGACGGTTTTTCACGACGTCGCCGAGGAGGCGTTCTACCGGGAGTACCGGACCCGCGAGGAGTGGCGCGAGGCGGCCGTCCGTCAGCTGACGGCCCGGGGCCTCCTCGAGTCTCGTGACGAACTATTGGCCTGCGTCGATCGCTATTTCGAGGCTCACGCGCCGACCGTCGACTCCCCCATCGCCGAGTGGCCACAGCTGGCTGCGGAACTCCCGTTTTCGCTCGCGGACGTACCAGGGCTGGCGGGCGACGTCGTCGGCTACGTCGACTCGGTTCGTCGGTTGCCCACGAGCGACGCGGCAGCAGGCGAAGCTGGCGACGGACTGGTGGTCCTCGATTACAAGACGACCGCCGAGCGGATCGACCCCGAAGACGCCGTTCAGCTCGCCCTCTACGTGCGAGCCTGTAACGACCGGTTCGACGAACCGATCGTGGCCGCCGGCTACGTCTACGTGGGCGACGTCGACGGCCCAGGTGTCGAACTGTTCGATCCAGCCGAGTTACCCGCATGGGACGACGTCCGCGACGCCCTCGAGGCCGTCGACGATCCGTCCTATCAGGAGACGAGGCCGGGTGCCCACTGTCGGTTCTGTCCGCACCGCTCGCTTGGCTGTGCGCCTGCGGAGTATGGGCTCTCCGAGATCGATGCGCTCGAGGGCACCGGCGACGACTGA
- a CDS encoding thiamine pyrophosphate-binding protein yields MQVSRTVVDRLCANGIDAVFGIPGKQTLPLNDAIDARADVRFVMARHETAVTHQAWGYAETSGRPAATVVVPGPGDMNAMNGLKNALNDCTPLVHLAVETEPEVRGGDGIHETPPETYDTVVKANLLVESPESAAVVLEEAIAIAETPPKGPVRVGIPKNFLRQDVPVATPGEYSQGGVETVDEGDLEAAADLLAAANEPVIVAGGGVRTANASDDLRRLAGRLGAPVVTTYKGKGVLPETGDAPVAGTLSGSAAPELLECLSSADAAIGVGTDFDAVATRAWSVDLPDDLVHVTLDPGDLANGYDVAVGIVADARTAMVRLERALADRGVDEQPTRARDRARAVRDATDDRLENLRVELAPLTSVSALEAVRECVPAEAIVAADAGGFRVWGLNVFAAGGPRSYVNPGSWATMGTGVPSAIGAQVANPDADVVALTGDGGLMMCVHELHTAVAESLPITVVVFVNEDYAIISDQAKRGYDFEASEYGWGDTPIEFSALAESLGLRAERATTPTAIESALESAIGADEPVLVEVPTDPSEPQASDWMGE; encoded by the coding sequence ATGCAGGTCAGCCGTACTGTCGTCGACCGACTGTGTGCCAACGGTATCGACGCGGTGTTCGGGATTCCCGGCAAACAGACGTTACCGCTGAACGACGCGATCGACGCGAGAGCAGACGTCCGGTTCGTGATGGCGCGACACGAAACCGCCGTGACTCACCAGGCGTGGGGGTACGCCGAGACGAGCGGCCGGCCCGCCGCGACGGTCGTCGTCCCCGGCCCGGGCGATATGAACGCGATGAACGGACTGAAAAACGCGCTCAACGACTGCACGCCGCTGGTCCACCTCGCCGTCGAGACCGAACCCGAGGTCCGCGGCGGCGACGGCATCCACGAGACACCGCCCGAGACGTACGACACCGTCGTGAAGGCGAACCTGCTCGTGGAGTCGCCCGAAAGCGCAGCCGTCGTTCTCGAGGAGGCCATCGCCATCGCTGAGACGCCACCGAAAGGCCCCGTCAGGGTCGGGATTCCGAAGAACTTCCTGCGACAGGACGTCCCCGTTGCGACACCCGGCGAGTACAGCCAGGGAGGCGTCGAGACGGTCGACGAGGGCGACCTCGAGGCCGCAGCCGACCTGCTCGCGGCGGCCAACGAGCCGGTGATCGTCGCCGGCGGCGGCGTCCGGACGGCGAACGCGAGCGACGACCTCCGACGGCTCGCCGGTCGACTCGGTGCGCCGGTCGTTACGACCTACAAGGGAAAGGGCGTCCTGCCGGAGACCGGCGACGCTCCCGTCGCGGGCACGCTCTCGGGCAGTGCCGCGCCGGAGCTCCTCGAGTGTCTCTCGAGTGCCGATGCGGCGATCGGGGTCGGAACGGACTTCGACGCGGTCGCCACCCGCGCCTGGAGCGTCGACCTTCCCGACGACCTCGTCCACGTGACGCTCGATCCGGGGGACCTCGCCAACGGCTACGATGTCGCGGTCGGGATCGTCGCCGACGCTCGAACGGCGATGGTCCGCCTCGAGCGCGCGCTGGCCGACCGTGGCGTCGACGAGCAGCCGACGCGGGCACGCGACCGAGCCCGGGCCGTCCGCGACGCCACCGACGACCGACTCGAGAACCTTCGAGTCGAATTGGCACCGCTTACCTCCGTCAGTGCGCTCGAGGCCGTCCGTGAGTGCGTGCCCGCCGAGGCCATCGTCGCCGCGGATGCCGGCGGCTTTCGCGTGTGGGGGCTGAACGTCTTCGCGGCTGGCGGTCCGCGATCGTACGTCAACCCGGGGTCGTGGGCAACGATGGGGACCGGCGTCCCGTCGGCGATCGGCGCGCAAGTGGCCAACCCGGACGCTGACGTCGTGGCGCTGACCGGCGACGGTGGACTCATGATGTGTGTACACGAACTTCACACGGCCGTCGCCGAGTCCCTCCCGATCACCGTCGTCGTCTTCGTCAACGAAGACTACGCGATCATCAGCGACCAGGCGAAACGCGGCTACGACTTCGAGGCGAGCGAGTACGGCTGGGGAGACACGCCGATCGAATTCAGCGCACTCGCCGAGAGCCTGGGGCTACGTGCCGAGCGAGCGACGACCCCGACGGCGATCGAATCCGCACTCGAGTCGGCCATTGGGGCCGACGAACCGGTCCTCGTCGAAGTACCGACCGACCCGTCCGAACCGCAGGCGAGCGACTGGATGGGCGAGTGA
- a CDS encoding PD-(D/E)XK nuclease family protein gives MPPTEPSLEGTCKLRAVPEAGLLEFVAAEYAALADAHGARNVLVLKRQPTGLERVRATLADVELSDGSPSSPRVESVPEHASKVIEAHDPTLDRLEYEERIELISLVIGGASREVPTYLENASAHESFGRDVGQLLLEATRQRIGRSALEADADGGSVEDHDRDGDGPIGVARECLSFLYAMNDRFHEELTERGFVERADVIPRAVDLLEANADGLRARVTSEFDAVLALEFEEYRRLDRRYLAALSANADLVCLGERHASVERTRVEPGRIDDLVGDGLAVEYHDGPDGTGDVESRTPPHAAVTRFLAAGTPPTDVVSDPADGPDGTRTATSGRRPSGTVRTISTRTAREQVRAVATEVQSLCERHGWRYDAFAVAVPSIERVPETRRRLRESGVPTATIGTPSLAEDPAVNELYAVVSLQCVRARRRRSSDRHDLESEFGEDRTAAIERLRARVPAFTPELLEACADASVSRSLERWIRRTDLKGRIAAAEPWVDAREQFEGIRRVLEIARFVEETDLVGPDWEGLRRMLERTIRYDAPYVHAVEANPPTGGVAVCPVDALKYDRRRAVFVLDLIDEVYPGEQFLTQLFPTAWLRDVSAYPAVTDPAPETVVETFAPADADAVGDPFDAYHAQRARRRLAVASRAATDVCYFCSYERGSGGLRRTHDESRYLDLLRATPGLELEPVDSGSARIYGEANALETILDQPRAELTRVLREASTGGDADLAATEELFEEIALVLEADGVDDDLIEAVQSQFEFAAGEVVRGE, from the coding sequence ATGCCGCCCACGGAACCGTCGCTCGAGGGCACCTGTAAACTTCGCGCCGTCCCAGAGGCAGGCCTCCTCGAGTTCGTCGCCGCGGAGTACGCCGCACTCGCCGACGCTCATGGCGCGCGCAACGTCCTGGTATTGAAACGACAGCCGACCGGACTCGAGCGCGTCCGCGCCACACTGGCCGACGTCGAGCTTTCGGACGGCTCGCCGTCGTCCCCCCGCGTTGAGTCGGTGCCCGAACACGCCTCGAAGGTGATCGAGGCCCACGACCCGACCCTCGACCGACTCGAGTACGAAGAGCGGATCGAGCTCATTTCGCTCGTTATCGGTGGCGCGAGCCGGGAGGTTCCGACGTACCTCGAGAACGCGTCGGCTCACGAGAGCTTCGGCCGCGACGTCGGACAGCTCTTACTCGAGGCGACCCGCCAGCGAATCGGGCGCTCGGCGCTCGAGGCTGATGCCGATGGGGGCTCTGTCGAGGACCACGACCGCGATGGCGACGGCCCTATCGGCGTCGCTCGGGAGTGTCTGTCTTTCCTCTATGCGATGAACGACCGGTTCCACGAGGAACTGACGGAGCGCGGGTTCGTCGAACGGGCCGACGTGATCCCACGTGCTGTCGACCTGCTCGAGGCGAACGCCGACGGCCTCCGTGCGCGGGTCACGTCCGAGTTCGACGCCGTACTCGCCCTCGAGTTCGAGGAGTACCGCCGACTCGACCGACGGTACCTCGCGGCCCTCTCTGCGAACGCGGATCTCGTCTGTCTCGGTGAGCGACACGCGAGCGTCGAACGGACCCGCGTCGAGCCGGGTCGGATCGACGACCTCGTCGGTGACGGCCTGGCGGTCGAATATCACGACGGCCCCGACGGAACGGGCGACGTCGAGTCGAGGACCCCACCGCACGCTGCAGTCACGCGGTTTCTCGCCGCCGGCACGCCGCCGACTGACGTGGTGTCCGACCCAGCGGACGGCCCTGACGGGACGCGAACGGCCACCAGTGGTCGACGACCTTCCGGGACGGTCCGGACGATTAGCACACGGACCGCCCGTGAACAGGTGCGTGCGGTCGCGACCGAGGTCCAGTCGCTGTGTGAGCGCCACGGCTGGCGCTACGACGCTTTCGCGGTCGCTGTGCCGTCGATCGAACGGGTTCCCGAAACCCGACGGCGTCTGCGCGAGTCGGGGGTCCCGACAGCGACGATCGGGACTCCCTCGCTCGCCGAAGATCCGGCGGTCAACGAACTCTACGCCGTCGTCTCCCTCCAGTGTGTCCGAGCCCGTCGGCGACGCAGTTCCGACCGGCACGATCTCGAATCCGAATTCGGCGAGGACCGGACGGCCGCTATCGAACGGCTTCGCGCCAGGGTCCCGGCGTTTACGCCCGAGTTGCTCGAGGCGTGTGCCGACGCGAGCGTCTCTCGCTCGCTCGAGCGATGGATTCGACGAACGGATCTGAAAGGCCGCATCGCAGCAGCGGAACCGTGGGTCGACGCCCGCGAGCAGTTCGAAGGCATTCGACGGGTGCTCGAGATCGCTCGGTTCGTCGAGGAGACGGACCTCGTCGGCCCCGACTGGGAGGGACTGCGACGGATGCTCGAGCGGACGATCCGTTACGACGCACCCTACGTGCACGCAGTCGAGGCGAACCCGCCGACTGGTGGTGTTGCGGTCTGTCCGGTCGACGCACTCAAATACGACCGTCGACGTGCCGTCTTCGTCCTCGACCTGATCGACGAGGTCTACCCTGGCGAACAGTTTCTGACCCAACTGTTCCCGACAGCCTGGCTCCGCGACGTCTCGGCGTACCCTGCCGTCACGGATCCGGCTCCGGAGACCGTCGTCGAGACGTTCGCGCCGGCCGACGCCGACGCGGTCGGCGATCCGTTCGACGCCTACCACGCCCAGCGCGCCAGACGGCGGCTCGCAGTCGCCTCGAGAGCGGCGACCGACGTCTGTTACTTCTGCTCGTACGAGCGTGGCTCCGGGGGCCTCCGCCGGACACACGACGAGTCTCGGTATCTCGACCTGCTCAGGGCGACGCCTGGTCTCGAACTCGAGCCCGTCGATTCGGGGTCGGCGAGGATCTACGGCGAGGCGAACGCCCTCGAGACGATCCTCGACCAGCCACGCGCGGAGTTAACGCGAGTCCTCCGGGAGGCGAGTACGGGCGGCGACGCCGACCTCGCCGCGACCGAGGAACTGTTCGAGGAGATCGCGCTCGTTCTCGAAGCGGACGGCGTCGACGATGACCTCATCGAGGCGGTCCAGTCGCAGTTCGAGTTCGCTGCTGGTGAGGTGGTCCGCGGTGAGTGA
- a CDS encoding CBS domain-containing protein, whose product MEDIFVARVMSTSLQTVSIDTLVEDAADLMLDEEISSVLVVDDDNQLEGILTSTDFVDIVAKSSPKAETTVERYMSSNLVTATAQESIRDVADTMIENGVKHVPVVDETEGTIGIVTTTDLASYLSRVHTPSPE is encoded by the coding sequence ATGGAAGACATTTTCGTCGCTCGAGTCATGTCGACGTCGCTGCAAACCGTATCCATTGACACGCTCGTCGAAGACGCGGCCGATCTGATGTTAGACGAGGAGATCAGTTCAGTGTTGGTCGTCGACGACGACAACCAGCTCGAGGGGATCTTGACCTCGACGGACTTCGTCGACATCGTTGCCAAGAGCAGCCCGAAAGCCGAGACGACCGTCGAACGGTACATGAGTTCCAATCTCGTGACGGCCACCGCTCAAGAAAGCATCCGTGACGTCGCGGATACGATGATCGAGAACGGGGTCAAACACGTCCCCGTCGTCGACGAAACCGAAGGGACGATCGGCATCGTAACGACGACCGACCTCGCATCGTACCTCTCACGTGTTCACACCCCGAGCCCCGAGTAG